One window from the genome of Sphingomonas lacunae encodes:
- the tig gene encoding trigger factor: MKHVETLNEGLKRAYSLTITAQDIEARVTEELKAIAPTVRMPGFRPGKVPANLVRKLHGEALAGEALQKSVQEGVDTLMRAEKLRPAMQPSVALGEGYAHGKDAEVTVELEVLPEFELPSLDNIVLERLTVPADEAAIDAQVQRLLGQMKQFEDAPAKHKAKSGDQVVIDFEGSVDGVLFDGGKGEDMAVEIGSGMLIPGFEDQLIGAKIDEERTLNVTFPEDYQAENLKGKAAQFAIKVKAVKVPAEARADDDFAKQLGLESMEQLRGILKDQAEQELNGLTRTHMKRRLLDQLAAAHDFPVPPTMVEAEYAQIWQQLEQEALREDDVEAAKAELEKDKDEYRGIAERRVRLGLLLSEIGQANGVTVAQQEMNRLIAQAAQQYRPEDRQRFVEYIQQDPLAAAQLRAPLFEDKVVDFLFDKATITDREVTREELEAAIEADDDGHVHGPGCGHDHSHDEKPKAKKAPAKKAKADEAAAEDKPAKKPAAKKAKADEAPAAEAAEKPKKAPAKKAAKKD; encoded by the coding sequence ATGAAGCATGTCGAAACGTTGAACGAGGGCCTGAAGCGCGCCTATTCGCTGACCATCACCGCTCAGGACATTGAAGCCCGGGTGACTGAGGAACTGAAGGCCATTGCGCCGACCGTGCGCATGCCCGGTTTCCGCCCCGGCAAGGTGCCTGCCAATCTGGTGCGCAAGCTCCACGGCGAAGCGCTGGCTGGTGAAGCCCTGCAAAAGTCGGTGCAGGAAGGCGTCGATACGCTGATGCGCGCCGAAAAGCTGCGTCCGGCGATGCAGCCGAGCGTCGCCCTGGGCGAAGGCTATGCCCATGGCAAGGATGCCGAAGTCACGGTTGAGCTGGAAGTGCTCCCGGAATTCGAACTTCCCTCGCTCGACAATATCGTGCTCGAGCGCCTGACCGTGCCGGCCGATGAAGCCGCGATTGACGCGCAGGTTCAGCGTCTGCTTGGCCAGATGAAGCAGTTTGAAGATGCCCCTGCCAAGCACAAGGCGAAGAGCGGCGATCAGGTTGTCATCGACTTTGAAGGCAGTGTCGACGGCGTGCTGTTCGATGGCGGCAAGGGCGAAGACATGGCGGTCGAAATCGGTTCGGGCATGCTGATTCCGGGTTTTGAAGACCAGCTGATCGGGGCCAAGATCGACGAAGAGCGGACGCTCAATGTCACTTTCCCTGAGGATTATCAGGCAGAGAATCTGAAGGGCAAGGCCGCCCAGTTCGCGATCAAGGTCAAGGCGGTCAAGGTGCCCGCCGAAGCAAGGGCTGACGACGATTTCGCCAAGCAGCTCGGCCTGGAAAGCATGGAGCAGCTTCGCGGTATCCTCAAGGATCAAGCCGAACAGGAGCTGAATGGTCTGACCCGCACCCACATGAAGCGTCGCCTGCTCGACCAGCTGGCCGCCGCCCATGATTTCCCGGTCCCGCCGACCATGGTCGAAGCCGAATATGCCCAGATTTGGCAGCAGCTTGAGCAGGAAGCCCTGCGTGAGGACGATGTCGAGGCCGCCAAGGCAGAGCTGGAAAAGGACAAGGATGAGTATCGTGGCATTGCCGAACGTCGCGTCCGCCTCGGCCTGCTCCTCTCGGAAATCGGTCAGGCCAATGGCGTGACGGTTGCCCAGCAGGAAATGAACCGCCTGATCGCTCAGGCCGCGCAGCAGTATCGTCCGGAAGACCGCCAGCGTTTCGTCGAATATATCCAGCAGGATCCATTGGCGGCTGCCCAGCTGCGCGCGCCGCTGTTCGAGGACAAGGTCGTAGACTTCCTGTTTGACAAGGCGACGATCACTGATCGTGAAGTGACCCGCGAAGAGCTGGAAGCGGCGATCGAAGCTGACGACGACGGCCATGTCCATGGCCCGGGCTGTGGCCACGACCACAGCCATGACGAAAAGCCCAAGGCCAAGAAGGCTCCGGCGAAGAAGGCCAAGGCTGACGAGGCTGCCGCAGAAGACAAGCCGGCGAAGAAGCCGGCGGCCAAGAAGGCCAAGGCTGACGAGGCACCTGCAGCCGAAGCCGCGGAGAAGCCAAAGAAGGCTCCGGCCAAGAAGGCCGCCAAGAAGGACTGA